One genomic window of Thioclava sp. GXIMD4216 includes the following:
- a CDS encoding alkane 1-monooxygenase, whose protein sequence is MKRPPGTSLFACATLVPMILVGLAAELGGWWCLLAFCASSTVLHLLDRLFPAPLPDAPEGVEFPAADGLLLAIFAGHLVIFALCLNALVTGWGAAPLPTTPLHKDPFTLALSKLALFLACGFVLGQVSVPAAHELIHRRNRLFFRLGQCLYITLLFGHHASAHRLVHHIHVATPQDPNSAPRGMGFWTFLPRAWIGSWKAGLQAEEALRRKAGRPVRHRVYLAYGLGAVLMICMVTLAWGPWGLCAYLGLCAHAQIQLLLADYVQHYGLRRQIRNGRVEPAGPDHSWDACPPASSLWMLNAPRHSDHHAHPARAYPALRIGEITATRPILPRSLPVMATLALCPPMWRRVMDRRLDRLAGPATHTDRR, encoded by the coding sequence ATGAAGCGCCCGCCCGGAACATCGCTTTTCGCCTGTGCGACACTGGTGCCCATGATCTTGGTCGGGCTGGCAGCGGAGCTTGGCGGCTGGTGGTGCCTGCTGGCTTTCTGCGCCAGTTCGACGGTTCTGCACCTGCTCGACAGGCTCTTCCCCGCCCCCCTGCCGGATGCGCCGGAAGGGGTGGAATTTCCGGCCGCAGACGGGCTTCTGCTGGCAATTTTCGCAGGCCATCTGGTTATCTTCGCCCTGTGCCTGAACGCACTGGTCACAGGATGGGGCGCCGCTCCGCTGCCCACCACTCCCCTGCACAAGGACCCGTTCACGCTTGCCCTGTCCAAACTTGCCCTGTTTCTTGCATGTGGTTTCGTTCTGGGGCAGGTGAGCGTGCCCGCCGCCCATGAGCTGATCCATCGCCGCAATCGGCTGTTCTTCCGGCTGGGACAATGTCTCTATATCACACTGCTCTTCGGCCATCACGCCTCGGCCCATAGGCTGGTGCACCATATCCATGTCGCCACCCCGCAAGACCCCAATTCCGCGCCGCGCGGCATGGGGTTCTGGACCTTCCTGCCACGCGCTTGGATCGGGTCTTGGAAAGCGGGCTTGCAGGCCGAAGAAGCGCTGCGTCGCAAGGCTGGACGTCCGGTCCGGCACAGGGTCTATCTCGCCTATGGTCTGGGGGCTGTGCTGATGATCTGCATGGTGACACTGGCTTGGGGGCCTTGGGGGCTATGCGCCTATCTGGGCCTATGCGCCCATGCGCAGATCCAGCTCCTGCTGGCCGATTACGTGCAGCATTACGGGTTAAGGCGGCAGATCCGGAACGGGCGGGTCGAACCGGCAGGACCGGATCACAGCTGGGATGCCTGCCCACCCGCCTCTTCGCTCTGGATGCTCAACGCTCCGCGTCACAGCGACCACCATGCCCATCCCGCGCGCGCCTATCCCGCCCTTCGGATCGGCGAGATCACGGCAACCCGCCCGATCCTGCCGCGCTCGCTGCCGGTCATGGCGACGCTGGCGCTCTGCCCGCCGATGTGGCGGCGCGTCATGGATCGGCGGCTCGACCGGCTCGCTGGACCCGCTACGCACACAGACAGGCGCTAG
- the xseA gene encoding exodeoxyribonuclease VII large subunit: MDLFEDESGPSGNNNAHDYTVSEISGAVKRVIEGEFGRVRVRGEVGRATRPRSGHLYFDLKDDRSVIAAISWKGQVDRMAVIPEEGMEVIATGKMTTFPGQSKYQLIVDTVEPAGAGALMAMLEARKKALGAEGLFDAGRKRPLPWLPKVIGVVTSPSGAVIRDILHRLRDRFPRHVLIWPVAVQGQACAGEVARAIRGFNALAPDGPIPRPDLLIVARGGGSIEDLWGFNEEIVVRAAAESRIPLISAVGHETDTTLIDYASDKRAPTPTAAAEMAVPVRGELAVWLQDAGARMARAVRARVDIQRQRHSDLSRALGRPEAVLDPVRQRYDWWADRLDPALRGVTLRKRSEFGRIEARLSPTLLTRGLSEQGRRLEGLSARLVSARARNLDLARSRNAQSRERLEALGERMAQAQQRRIRQLGERLEQMDRMRQTLGYRETLKRGYAVVRAGESVVTTAVEAAGHAALQVEFADGVLPVVTGGEGGPLPEATKAPEPKSLEPKSPVPKSPVAETAAPKPAKKAPKKAVKSTPPEQGSLF, encoded by the coding sequence ATGGATCTTTTTGAAGATGAATCAGGCCCGAGCGGCAATAACAACGCCCATGATTACACGGTCTCCGAGATTTCGGGGGCGGTCAAACGCGTGATCGAGGGCGAATTCGGCCGCGTGCGGGTGCGCGGCGAGGTGGGGCGTGCGACACGCCCGCGCTCGGGGCATCTGTATTTCGACCTGAAGGACGACCGCTCGGTGATCGCTGCGATCAGCTGGAAGGGGCAGGTGGACCGGATGGCGGTGATCCCCGAAGAGGGGATGGAGGTGATTGCCACCGGCAAGATGACCACCTTTCCGGGCCAGTCGAAATACCAGCTGATCGTCGATACCGTCGAACCTGCGGGGGCGGGCGCGCTGATGGCGATGCTGGAGGCGCGCAAGAAGGCCTTGGGTGCCGAGGGGCTGTTTGATGCGGGTCGCAAGCGGCCTCTGCCGTGGCTGCCGAAGGTGATCGGGGTGGTGACCTCGCCCTCGGGGGCGGTGATCCGCGATATTCTGCACCGTCTGCGCGACCGCTTTCCGCGCCATGTGCTGATCTGGCCGGTGGCGGTGCAGGGGCAGGCCTGTGCGGGCGAGGTGGCGCGGGCGATCCGTGGCTTCAATGCGCTGGCGCCTGACGGGCCGATCCCGCGGCCCGACCTGTTGATCGTGGCGCGGGGCGGTGGGTCGATCGAGGACCTTTGGGGGTTCAACGAAGAGATTGTTGTGCGGGCGGCGGCGGAAAGCCGTATCCCGCTGATTTCGGCGGTGGGCCATGAGACCGATACCACGCTGATCGATTATGCCTCGGACAAGCGGGCGCCCACGCCGACGGCGGCGGCCGAGATGGCGGTGCCGGTACGTGGCGAGCTGGCTGTCTGGCTGCAGGATGCAGGCGCGCGGATGGCGCGCGCGGTGCGGGCGCGGGTGGATATCCAGCGCCAGCGTCATAGCGATCTGTCGCGTGCCTTGGGGCGGCCCGAGGCGGTTCTGGACCCTGTGCGCCAGCGCTATGACTGGTGGGCCGACAGGCTGGATCCGGCGCTGCGCGGGGTGACTTTGCGCAAGCGCTCCGAGTTTGGCCGGATCGAGGCGCGGCTGTCTCCGACCCTGTTGACGCGGGGGCTTTCGGAACAGGGGCGCAGGCTTGAGGGGCTGTCCGCGCGGCTGGTTTCGGCACGGGCGCGCAACCTTGATCTGGCGCGCTCGCGCAATGCGCAGTCGCGTGAAAGGCTGGAGGCTTTGGGCGAGCGGATGGCGCAGGCGCAGCAACGCCGGATCCGTCAGCTGGGTGAGCGGCTGGAGCAGATGGACCGTATGCGCCAGACTTTGGGCTATCGTGAGACGCTCAAGCGCGGCTATGCGGTGGTGCGCGCGGGCGAGAGCGTGGTGACGACGGCTGTTGAGGCGGCCGGGCACGCGGCGCTGCAGGTCGAATTTGCCGATGGTGTTCTGCCGGTGGTCACTGGTGGGGAGGGCGGTCCGTTGCCTGAGGCGACCAAGGCCCCCGAGCCGAAATCCCTAGAGCCGAAATCCCCCGTGCCGAAATCCCCCGTGGCGGAGACTGCTGCGCCGAAACCCGCCAAAAAGGCGCCTAAGAAAGCGGTGAAGTCTACGCCTCCGGAGCAGGGCAGCCTGTTCTGA